The Candidatus Zixiibacteriota bacterium genome segment ATTGACGATAACAGGATCGAGGCCGACCGGGTTCTTGTACATACTGCCGTTGCGACGCCGGATCATAGAAGGTTTGCCGTCGGTAATCATGAAAATCTGCTTATTGACATTTTTCTTTTTCAAGAGAATCCTGCGCGCCATCTGCAAACCGGCCTTGGTGTTGGTGTGGTATGGCCCCACGCCGATATAAGGCAAGTCCTTGACCTTGACCTCTTTGGCAAAATCTCCAAACAGCACGATGTTGAGACTGTCTTTGGGATACCTGGTCAGGATCAATTCCGAAAACGCCATCGCCACCTGCTTGGCCGGGGTGATTCGGTCCTCCCCGTATAGAATCATCGAATGCGAAACATCAATCAGCATAACAGTCGCCGCGCTGGTCATCTGTTCGCGGTCGTAAACCTCGAGATCCTTCTCGGCCATATCCATCCCCAGCGAACCGGTACGTCGGATTGTATTGAACAAAGAACTCTGAAAATCGATTTTGTCCATTTCATCACCGAAAATATACTCGCGCTTCTCAGGCAACTGTTCATCGGCGATACCGCCCCCGAGGGGAATCTGGTGTCCTCCCGGACCGGATTGACGGAGTTGCTTGAAAATATGGTCGAATGAATCCTGCCGAAGCTGTCTTTCACCCTTTTTTGTCAGGCTTTTGC includes the following:
- a CDS encoding VWA domain-containing protein — its product is MRFIYSEWDDNIMRRLQDMRDLMSIFNYLLLQTNGDAEMALKYMRRLQKMGVLPPHYDLDKFEKQLSDDRVVQFQNDRKSLTKKGERQLRQDSFDHIFKQLRQSGPGGHQIPLGGGIADEQLPEKREYIFGDEMDKIDFQSSLFNTIRRTGSLGMDMAEKDLEVYDREQMTSAATVMLIDVSHSMILYGEDRITPAKQVAMAFSELILTRYPKDSLNIVLFGDFAKEVKVKDLPYIGVGPYHTNTKAGLQMARRILLKKKNVNKQIFMITDGKPSMIRRRNGSMYKNPVGLDPVIVNRTLDEAIICRKKRIPITTFMITKDPYLQDFVARLTELNKGRAYFSSADNLGDYIFWDFVSHRKKRK